The following coding sequences are from one Eucalyptus grandis isolate ANBG69807.140 chromosome 11, ASM1654582v1, whole genome shotgun sequence window:
- the LOC104424822 gene encoding isoprene synthase, chloroplastic → MALRLLFTPHLPVLSSRRANGRVRCSASTQISDPQEGRRSANYQPSVWTYNYLQSIVAGEGRQSRREVEQQKEKVQILEEEVRGALNDEKAETFTIFATVDDIQRLGLGDHFEEDISNVLRRCVSKGAVFMSLQKSLHGTALGFRLLRQHGYEVSQDVFKIFLDESGSFVKTLGGDVQGVLSLYEASHLAFEEEDILHKARSFAIKHLENLNSDVDKDLQDQVKHELELPLHRRMPLLEARRSIEAYSRRGYTNPQILELALTDFNVSQSTLQRDLQEMLGWWNNTGLAKRLSFARDRLIECFFWAVGIAHEPSLSICRKAVTKAFALILVLDDVYDVFGTLEELELFTDAVRRWDLNAVEDLPVYMKLCYLALYNSVNEMAYETLKEKGENVIPYLAKAWYDLCKAFLQEAKWSNSRIIPGVEEYLNNGWVSSSGSVMLIHAYFLASPSMRKEELESLEHYHDLLRLPSLIFRLTNDIASSSAELERGETTNSIRCFMQEKGISELEARECVKEEIDTAWKKMNKYMVDRSTFNQSFVRMTYNLARMAHCVYQDGDAIGSPDDLSWNRVHSLIIKPISPAA, encoded by the exons GTCTTCTGTTCACACCTCATCTCCCGGTGCTTTCCTCTCGGAGGGCCAACGGTCGAGTCCGTTGTTCGGCGAGCACGCAGATCTCTGATCCTCAAGAAGGTCGACGATCGGCCAATTATCAGCCATCCGTCTGGACTTACAATTACCTTCAGTCCATCGTGGCCGGTGAAGGCCGGCAATCTCGCCGCGAG GTTGAGCAACAGAAAGAAAAGGTACAAATATTGGAAGAAGAAGTGAGAGGTGCTCTCAATGACGAAAAAGCTGAAACCTTCACCATATTTGCTACGGTTGATGATATTCAACGCTTAGGGCTGGGAGATCATTTCGAGGAAGACATTTCGAACGTTCTTCGCAGATGTGTCTCTAAGGGTGCGGTCTTTATGAGCCTACAGAAGTCTCTGCATGGCACCGCTCTCGGCTTTCGGCTTCTTAGACAGCACGGCTATGAAGTTTCTCAAG ATGTTTTTAAGATCTTCTTGGACGAAAGTGGCAGTTTTGTGAAGACCCTTGGTGGGGATGTCCAAGGCGTGCTGAGTCTATACGAGGCGTCCCATTTGGCcttcgaagaagaagacatcTTGCACAAGGCTAGATCATTCGCCATCAAGCATCTCGAAAACCTTAATAGCGATGTTGACAAAGATCTTCAAGACCAAGTGAAACATGAATTGGAACTGCCTCTGCACCGTAGAATGCCATTGCTAGAGGCTCGACGTTCCATTGAAGCCTACAGCAGACGCGGATACACGAATCCTCAAATTCTCGAACTTGCCTTGACGGACTTCAACGTTTCGCAATCAACTCTCCAAAGAGATCTTCAGGAAATGTTAGG ATGGTGGAATAATACTGGCCTCGCAAAAAGGTTGAGCTTTGCGAGGGATAGACTCATAGAGTGCTTCTTTTGGGCAGTAGGAATTGCCCACGAGCCTTCGCTCAGTATTTGTCGGAAAGCGGTGACAAAAGCGTTCGCGCTGATCCTTGTCCTCGATGATGTGTATGATGTTTTCGGCACATTGGAAGAGCTGGAGCTATTCACAGACGCCGTTCGCAG ATGGGACCTCAATGCTGTGGAAGATCTTCCTGTCTATATGAAGCTGTGCTACTTAGCTCTCTACAACAGCGTGAACGAGATGGCTTACGAAACTCTCAAGGAGAAAGGGGAAAACGTCATCCCGTATCTAGCCAAAGCG TGGTATGACTTGTGCAAAGCCTTCTTGCAAGAAGCAAAATGGAGTAACAGCAGGATCATCCCAGGAGTTGAAGAGTACTTGAACAATGGGTGGGTATCATCATCAGGGTCGGTCATGTTGATTCATGCCTACTTCTTAGCAAGCCCAAGCATGAGAAAGGAGGAGCTCGAATCGCTAGAACATTACCATGATCTCTTGCGGCTGCCGTCCTTGATTTTCCGGCTTACCAATGATATCGCCTCCTCATCG GCTGAGCTAGAGAGGGGAGAGACCACGAATTCAATACGgtgtttcatgcaagaaaagggCATCTCCGAGTTAGAGGCTCGCGAGTGCGTTAAAGAAGAAATCGACACAgcatggaagaagatgaacaaataTATGGTCGACCGTTCGACCTTCAATCAATCTTTTGTGCGGATGACTTATAACCTTGCCCGGATGGCACATTGCGTGTACCAGGATGGAGATGCGATCGGATCTCCGGACGATCTGTCGTGGAACCGTGTGCACTCCTTGATAATCAAACCTATTTCTCCTGCGGCATAA